In Sphingomonas sp. KC8, the sequence CCGGCGGCGCGGTCACCTCGGTTTCGATGGGGCTTTTGTCGCCGGCGGCGAGCAGTTGCTGCACACCCCGAATCGTATAGCCTTCATTGTTCAGCAATTCATTGATGCGGCGCGCGAGGGCCACATCCGCCGGGCGATAATAACGCCGGTTGCCAGCGCGTTGCAGCGGGCGCAGCTGGGGGAAACGTGTCTCCCAGTAACGCAGCACATGCTGCGCCACATCCAGCTCGCTCGCCACTTCACCGATCGTGCGAAAGGCGGAATCGGCCTTGGTCACGCGATCGTCAGTTCCCATTCCGTCGCTCAGCTCGCCTTGACGATGCGTTCCCGCATCATCTGGCTGGCGCGGAAGGTGAGCACCCGGCGCGGTGCGATCGGCACTTCTATGCCGGTCTTTGGATTGCGGCCCATGCGTTCCCCCTTGTCCCGCAGCACGAAGCTGCCGAAACCCGAGATCTTCACATTTTCACCGCGCTCCAGCGCCTTGCTCATATGGTCGAGAATCTGTTCCACCATCGTCGCCGATTCGGCCCGTGAAAGGCCGATATTGCGATGAACGGCTTCAGCCAGGTCGGCTCTGGTCAAAGTACCTGCCTCGGTCATCAACGTCCCCTATCGTTAAGTCCGTAGGGGCGTGATCATACGCCTGTCGATAACGGTCGCAAAGCCCTGATTCTGTATGAAGACGCGTCTCAATACCGGACGGCCGCAGCACCCCAGGTGAAGCCGCCGCCCATCGCTTCGAATACGATCAGGTCGCCGCGCTTGATGCGTCCGTCGCGTACCGCCGCGTCGAAGGCCAGCGGCACCGAGGCGGCCGACGTATTGGCGTGCTGATCGACGGTCACGACCACCTTTTCCGGCGCCAGCCCCAGCTTGCGGGCGGTGGCGTCGAGGATGCGGCGGTTGGCCTGATGCGGCACCACCCAATCGACATCGGCGATCGACAGGTTGGCCTTGGCCAGCGTTTCGCCCAATACGGTCGCCAGATTGACGACGGCATGCCGGAACACTTCCTGCCCCTTCATGCGCAGCTTGCCGACGGTGCCGGTGGTTGACGGTCCGCCATCGACATAGAGCAGCTGGTTGTGCCGGCCATCGGCGTGCAGCGCGACGGACAGGATCCCTGCGTCGCCATTTTCCTCGGCCTTCAGCACCACCGCGCCCGCGCCATCGCCGAACAGCACGCACGTGGTGCGGTCTTCCCAGTCGAGGATGCGGCTGAAGGTTTCGGCGCCGATCACCAGTGCGGTATTGGCGCTGCCGCTGCGAATCATGCTTTCCGCCACCGACATGGCGTAAAGGAAGCCCGAGCACACCGCCTGCACGTCGAACGCGATGCAATCGTTGATGCCGAGCGCTGCCTGCACCTTGGTGGCGGACGAGGGGAAGGTCTGGTCCGGCGTTGCCGTGGCGAGTACGATCAGATCGATCGCGGAGGCGTCCATGCCAGCGGCGTCAAGCGCGCGGCGGCTGGCGTCGGTCGCCAAAGTCGA encodes:
- a CDS encoding MerR family transcriptional regulator codes for the protein MGTDDRVTKADSAFRTIGEVASELDVAQHVLRYWETRFPQLRPLQRAGNRRYYRPADVALARRINELLNNEGYTIRGVQQLLAAGDKSPIETEVTAPPASMTAAADDDSLMSELEAIRDDLADALADK
- a CDS encoding integration host factor subunit alpha, translated to MTEAGTLTRADLAEAVHRNIGLSRAESATMVEQILDHMSKALERGENVKISGFGSFVLRDKGERMGRNPKTGIEVPIAPRRVLTFRASQMMRERIVKAS
- a CDS encoding beta-ketoacyl-ACP synthase III; this encodes MTRRAVIAGTGSALPARRVSNAELAETVDTSDEWIVERTGIRFRHIAGDGETTSTLATDASRRALDAAGMDASAIDLIVLATATPDQTFPSSATKVQAALGINDCIAFDVQAVCSGFLYAMSVAESMIRSGSANTALVIGAETFSRILDWEDRTTCVLFGDGAGAVVLKAEENGDAGILSVALHADGRHNQLLYVDGGPSTTGTVGKLRMKGQEVFRHAVVNLATVLGETLAKANLSIADVDWVVPHQANRRILDATARKLGLAPEKVVVTVDQHANTSAASVPLAFDAAVRDGRIKRGDLIVFEAMGGGFTWGAAAVRY